A DNA window from Phaeodactylum tricornutum CCAP 1055/1 chromosome 31, whole genome shotgun sequence contains the following coding sequences:
- a CDS encoding predicted protein has translation MSLLGTMNVGFWLVPFRALFQLDQAETVSKPLLHVDCEQWQKCTAERGPRCFRSRFGGNAVRGRRTHDNDQRLDLDRRLKKERVKTKRRFCKPMRTTNNRRGGCHKQKSQPTTAGKERNQRMEKTARLPCQSRFTAPVGIQARAPACCRLLTTTRSNVGALGDLGSDKEACPVDYKADVATDPEYINETDKEITAQGATAVQVAEDSKEAKINIEGLLRIVFQTLLEECHIPNFTTYTLVADKQLILAQGKPVEFTLYTWKLWRDRHHWASFWKDRTASTYAQRPMGVTTDKVKEEDDAAAPESADKSQSKAISDGATEPPTKQERSQELLGNIMGLLAGIAILFLFVSILKWE, from the exons ATGAGTTTACTAGGCACAATGAATGTTGGCTTCTGGCTAGTTCCGTTCCGCGCGCTGTTCCAGCTCGATCAAGCAGAGACCGTCTCCAA GCCATTGTTGCATGTCGACTGCGAGCAGTGGCAGAAATGCACTGCCGAGCGAGGACCTCGGTGTTTTCGCAGCCGATTCGGTGGCAACGCCGTCAGGGGACGAAGAACGCACGATAACGACCAAAG GCTCGATCTGGACAGACGGCTGAAGAAGGAGCGAGTAAAAACGAAACGGCGCTTTTGCAAGCCGATGCGAACCACCAATAATCGTAGAGGAGGTTGTCACAAGCAAAAGTCGCAACCGACGACGGCAGGAAAGGAGCGAAATCAGCGGATGGAAAAAACGGCGCGACTTCCATGCCAAAGCCGTTTTACAGCTCCAGTAGGTATTCAA GCGAGGGCTCCGGCATGTTGCCGTCTTCTAACAACCACCCGCAGTAACGTGGGCGCTCTAGGCGACCTTGGCTCTGACAAAGAGGCGTGTCCTGTGGATTACAAAGCTGACGTAGCGACTGATCCGGAATACATCAACGAAACCGACAAAGAAATTACAGCGCAAGGAGCCACTGCCGTTCAAGTCGCGGAGGATTCCAAAGAAGCAAAAATCAACATCGAAGGGCTTTTACGGATTGTCTTTCAAACCTTGCTGGAGGAGTGCCATATACCAAATTTTACCACATACACCCTAGTCGCCGACAAACAGTTGATTCTTGCCCAAGGCAAGCCCGTGGAGTTCACCTTGTACACGTGGAAGTTGTGGCGCGACCGGCATCATTGGGCATCATTTTGGAAAGATCG GACAGCCTCCACGTACGCGCAACGACCAATGGGCGTGACAACCGACAAAGTGAAAGAGGAAGATGATGCCGCTGCACCCGAGTCAGCAGACAAATCCCAATCAAAAGCTATCTCGGATGGCGCAACGGAACCTCCAACAAAACAGGAGCGGTCACAGGAACTCCTTGGGAATATAATGGGATTGCTCGCAGGGATCGCCATTCTATTTCTTTTTGTGTCCATCTTGAAGTGGGAGTAG
- a CDS encoding predicted protein, with product MTVVEELNVLEAASWPDSLPHPDADFVFSVVCETSHCRWCVLAKDPDDGTLSPTIFWKTSPVSANDMSDDSSRILLKYLPDKVKEYIYGVDSHTYTRERAREYSNARRIPILHLYLISTNSAHEKGIAFLFRDIPSRIIRLNNVDFFTPQQGCFKTMGVERAAAARAAAGLYGYPCLVLDGGTMLTYTAVDVHGQLQGGGICQGLGLRLKSLARYTGKLPAIKVETALAIIESRRNSNQPFGLFATRTEDAILGTIVRELAFLLRNVVDEWVAQAKEMLETVPRETTNGNAQKYNGELVVCITGGDCDLIGKLLQPNFGNIIATGTSTRSDAFMSNELAAHTKLSVNKQLLHQALPALVVEKAHNGTSEFDDIRTALIGQRVAAKLDKDGNIYRGTIASCQLDVDFAKDAYRIRYDDDRGDMDLAQLHAALLLYVKIGEEKDSEDDTIRESQEEKRRGAKKAAERLCEELSILRPVPTTPVKDLTTSAEDIFNAAVAVGSTGREEMSQTVKSSHMNIPDPLDVSVDEEAVGVEAAGEKRERNLRMPSPPNSRVQKKRKVGEDLIGSRVAKFFDKELYFGTVAKFLPAEMVEEKVDVWVIEYDDGDVEDFDASELKKHSALYKRRQGEDLKPTL from the exons ATGACGGTAGTGGAGGAGCTTAACGTTCTCGAAGCGGCCTCTTGGCCCGATTCATTGCCGCATCCGGATGCGGACTTTGTGTTCTCCGTGGTGTGTGAAACCTCCCACTGCCGATGGTGTGTCCTTGCGAAGGATCCGGACGATGGAACGCTTTCGCCAACTATATTCTGGAA AACGTCCCCCGTTTCCGCAAACGACATGTCCGATGATTCATCTCGAATCCTGCTAAAGTACCTTCCAGACAAGGTCAAGGAATACATATACGGCGTAGACTCTCACACATATACTCGGGAACGCGCTCGGGAGTACTCGAACGCCCGGCGTATTCCCATTCTTCACCTGTACCTTATCTCCACCAACAGCGCGCACGAGAAAGGGAttgcctttttgtttcgGGATATTCCTTCCCGCATTATCCGTTTGAACAATGTGGATTTTTTTACGCCTCAACAAGGATGCTTCAAGACGATGGGGGTAGAACGAGCAGCAGCAGCCCGAGCCGCGGCAGGTCTGTACGGATACCCCTGTTTGGTTCTTGACGGCGGCACCATGCTCACGTACACGGCGGTCGACGTGCATGGCCAATTACAAGGTGGAGGAATTTGCCAAGGACTAGGTCTTCGTCTCAAGTCCTTGGCACGCTACACGGGGAAGCTCCCGGCAATTAAAGTCGAAACGGCTTTGGCCATTATCGAGAGTAGGCGAAACTCGAACCAACCCTTTGGTTTGTTTGCCACCCGCACCGAAGACGCTATCCTCGGAACGATCGTAAGAGAACTGGCGTTCCTGTTGCGAAATGTCGTGGATGAATGGGTCGCGCAAGCCAAGGAAATGCTAGAAACCGTTCCCAGGGAGACCACAAACGGTAACGCGCAAAAATACAATGGGGAACTCGTTGTGTGTATCACGGGTGGTGATTGCGATCTTATAGGGAAACTGCTGCAACCAAATTTTGGCAATATTATAGCCACGGGCACATCCACAAGAAGCGATGCATTCATGTCGAATGAATTGGCTGCACATACCAAGCTCAGTGTAAACAAACAATTGCTACACCAAGCACTCCCGGCGCTCGTCGTCGAAAAGGCACATAATGGTACCAGCGAGTTTGATGACATTCGAACAGCACTGATTGGACAGCGCGTTGCCGCGAAActcgacaaagacggaaacaTTTATCGAGGCACGATCGCTTCATGTCAGCTGGATGTTGATTTTGCCAAAGATGCGTACAGAATCCGTTATGATGACGATCGTGGAGACATGGACTTGGCACAACTGCACG CCGCCCTGTTACTCTACGTAAAAATTGGAGAAGAAAAGGACTCGGAGGATGACACTATTCGTGAATCTCAGGAAGAGAAACGGCGCGGGGCCAAAAAGGCTGCTGAACGGTTGTGCGAAGAGTTGTCCATACTACGCCCGGTGCCTACTACCCCAGTTAAAGATCTCACCACTTCCGCCGAAGATATTTTTAATGCAGCAGTGGCCGTTGGAAGCACTGGGCGGGAGGAGATGTCTCAGACGGTAAAATCAAGTCATATGAACATTCCAGACCCTCTTGATGTTAGTGTTGATGAGGAAGCGGTAGGGGTGGAAGCCGCCGGGGAAAAGCGAGAAAGGAATCTACGAATGCCTTCGCCGCCAAATTCGAGAGTgcaaaagaaacgcaaagtGGGTGAAGACCTCATTGGCTCTCGAGTTGCCAAATTCTTTGACAAGGAGTTGTACTTCGGAACAGTGGCCAAATTTCTACCCGCAGAAATGGTCGAGGAAAAAGTTGACGTTTGGGTGATTGAGTATGATGACGGCGATGTGGAAGACTTTGATGCTTCAGAATTGAAAAAGCACTCGGCGTTGTATAAGAGACGTCAGGGAGAAGATTTAAAACCAACGCTGTAA